The Haloarcula laminariae genomic sequence GCCCAGCCCGGACACATGGTGACGTAGCTCCCCTGTTCGCCGAGCGCCGACCACCACGCCTGCGGGTCCGCGGCGCGCACGAACTCGATGAAATCGGGCATGTAGTCGGAGTTGTTCAGTTGGTTCATCGCGGTGATGCCGTCCGGCGGCTGTGGACACCCGACGAGCGCTTCGACCCCCGCGCTCTGGGTCTGTGAGATGAGCGTCGAGAAGTCCTCGTTGCCGGGGTTGTACGTCTCCCGCATCGCGATATCGTAGCCCGCGTCCGAGAGCTTCGTGTCCCAGGCCTCGGCCATCTCGGCGCCCCAGCCGGAGTTCTCCTCCCAGATACCGACCGCCTGCGGGCGGTCGTTTTCCGGAACCAGTTCCAGCATCCCGGTCGTCGCACGCGTGACGTCGCGCGTCTTCGGGAACGGCGTATACGTCCACTCTTTGTCCCCGGAGACGAGCGGCTCCTGATAGCAGGTGGCGACAGCGAGGAACGGCAGTCCGTTGTTCTCCGCGTACGCCGACCCCGACATGACGAGCGGACTGGAGAAACTCCCCCAGATCATGTCGACATCGTTGTTGCTAGTGAGCTGTTGGAGCTGCTGGCGGAGCGTTGTCGGGTCGCTTTCGTCGTCCTTGACGAGGAGTTCGACCTCTTGGTCGACGGTGTCGCCCTCGTTGAGCGCCTCCACGCCGAGCTCGTAGCCGGTGAGCATCTCCTTGCCGACCGGGGCCAGCCGTCCGGTCTCCGGGACCGCGGCCGCGATAGTGACCGTGTCGGAGCTGTCACTACCGTTGAAAGCGATGCAGCCCGCCAGACTACTCAGGCCAGTCGCGCCCGCTGTGCCGGCAATTTTCAGGAACGACCGGCGACCGCGTTCACTGTCAGGTGTACCCATGCATCACACCTCGACGCACATATTGTTAAATATTTCCCTCAATATAGGTTTGTGCGTGAGACGTAATTAGACAATTCGTATTTATTGTTCATCAGTCGTCGGGCGTGGTGTCCCCGCCAGGCCCACCCGCTAACTCCCATGTCGTGGAGTCGGCGGGGTTACGGCGCCAGCGCACGGGTCGCCGCGGAGGGACCGAATCCGTTCGAGTTGACAAACCACGGCGACCGGATTTGCATAGGTCCAGCACCGAAAGAAAAACGCCAAGCGGTGTGGTTCGGATTCCGTCTCGTCGATTCCGGGCGGCTCGCCGGTCAGGCCTCCCTGCGCCCCGGCCCTAGGCCTCTGTGTCGAGCGCTTCCGCCTCGACGTTCGAGAGCCGCATCGCGTTGCCGGTGACGGCCGTCGTCATCCCGGCGTCCCCGGCGAGGACGGCCAGCCAGATGGGGACGTAGCCGAAGGGGACCGCGAGGGCCAGGGCCGCCTTCACGCCGAGGCTGGCCCAGACGTTCTGCCGGATGACGCCGTTGGCCCGGCCGGAGAGGTCGTACAGGTAGGGGAGCTTCGAGAGGTCGTCCGAGAGCAGGGCGACGTCGGCCGTCTCCAGAGCCGTATCGGTGCCGGCCGCGCCCATGGCCACCCCGACGGTCGCTGTGGCCAGCGCCGGCGCGTCGTTGATGCCGTCCCCGACCATGGCGACCCCGCCGTCGGACTCGCCGTCGAGTCGCTCGACGTGGGCCACCTTCTCGTCGGGCAACAGCTCGGCCGCGTAGTCGTCGACGCCCACCTGTTCGGCGATGGCGCTGGCGGTCCGTTCGTTGTCGCCGGTGAGCATCACTGTCCTCTCGATGCCCAACGCTTTGAGCCGGGAGACCGCCGCCCGTGCCTCCGGTCGAACCTCGTCGGCTACGGCGATGACGCCCTCCAGTTCGTCCTCGGTCCCGACCAACACGACCGTCTTCCCCTCGGACTGGAGCTCGGGGACCGTCCCGTCGAGCAGGTCCAGGCAGTTGTTGCGCTCACAGAGCTGCTGGGCGGTCTCGGTGACGAGGCCGCCGTCGGTCGTCGCGTGGACGTGCGAGAGGTCGAAGTCCAGCTCCTCGAACAGGCCGGGCTTGCCGGCGAAATGCGGGACGCCGCCGATGGTCGCCCGGACGCCCTTGCCCGTGATGCTCTCGAAGGCCTCGACCTCGCGGTCGCTGCCGTCGCCGGCCTCGGCGACGATGGCCTCGCCGATGGGGTGTTCGCTGCGGGCCTCTAGCCCGCGGGCACAGCGGAGGACCTCGCTCTCGCTGTTGCCGTTCAGGGGGATGACGTCGGTGACGGTGAGTTCCCCCTTCGTGAGCGTCCCGGTCTTGTCGAAGGCGACGGTGTCGACGGCGCCCATCGCTTCGAGGTGGTTCCCGCCCTTGATGAGGACGCCGTTCTTCGCGGCGCTCGTGATACCCGAGACCACCGAGACGGGCGTCGAGATGACGAAGGCACAGGGACAGGCGAGCACCAGCAGCGTCAGCCCGTAGACGACCGCTGTCGAGACGGTCGTCCCGAGAACGACCGGGCTGGCGACCGTCACGAGGACGGCGAACGCGACGACGACGGGCGTGTAGTACGCCGAGAAGCGCTCGACGAACTGCTCGCGCTCGGTCTTGTTCGACTGGGCGTCCTCGACCAGCTCGACGATGCGCGAGAGCGTGTTGTCGCCCGCCGTCGAGGTGACCTGCACCTCCAGGTAGCCGCCCTCGTTGATGGTCCCGGCGTACACCGCCTCGCCGACGGTCTTGTCCACGGGGACGCTCTCGCCGGTGATGGGCGCCTGGTTGACGGCGCTCTCCCCGTCGATGACGTCGCCGTCCAGCGGAATCTTCTCGCCGGGGCGGACGACGACGCGCTCGCCGACGTCCACGTCCTCGACCGGAACCGTCACCTCTCGGCCGTCACGTCGGACCGTCGCCTCCGCCGGCGAGAGGTCCATCAGCTCCTCCAGGGAGTTCCGGGCCCGGTCCATCGAGTACCGCTCCAGCAGTTCGGCGATGCTGAAGAGGACCGCAAGCGTCGCCGCCTCGAAGTACAGCGCTTCCCCGAAGGCGAGACTCGCCGTCAGGGCCCCGAGGATGGCGATGGACATCAGCAGGTCGATGTCCAGGTTCAGGTTCCGCGCCGAGTAGTAGCCGTTCCGGAGGATGGCCTGGCCGCCGACGGCGACGGCGACGAGAAAGAGCAGGTCCGCGACGTGGAGCCCGCTGCCCAGGACCGTCCCGACTTGCGCGTTCGCGCCGGGAAACAGGAACTCAAGCCCCAGCCCGACCACCAGCACGACACCGCTGGCCCAGGTTTTCAGCGCCCGGGGGCTGGTCCAGAGGTCGTCGTCGGTCCCCGCGTCGGTGGCGGCCGTCGCCGCCACCTCGTACCCCGCGCGCTCGATAGCGGCGACGATGGACTCGTCCGTCGGCTCGGGCCCGGACCTCGTGAGGACGACCGTCCCCGTCGTGGGCTGTGTCTCGTAGCTGTCCAGCCCATCGACCTTCGACAGGGCGGACTCGACCTTGCCGGCACAGGAGGCACAGTCCATATCGGGCACCGAGAGCCGGAGCGTCCTCGATTGCCCCTCGACTGCGTACCCCGCCGAGCGAATCCGGTCGGCGATTTCCGCCTCCGTGGTCGCGTCCCTGTCGTGGGTGACGGAGACCGTTCCGGTCGTCACCTGGGGGTCGATGGCCTCGACGCCCGCCAACGTCCCGACGCTGCTCTCGACCTTGCTCGCACAGGAGGCACAGTCCATCTCGGGGACGGAAAACTGACTGGTGGCGCGTCCGTCCGACGGCGAATCGCCCCCGTCGTCGTCGTCTGAATCCGGTCCCTCTCTGGTCATTGTCGGCGCTAGGCGACGCGATATTATTAAACTAGCTGTTAGAAGTCGGGCTTTTAGCAGCACAAATTATTAAAATGTGTGGACTATTTTAACAACTTTTTCACGAGGGCCCGGCTGGTGCACCGCCAAAGACCAGTTTCCGAATTCCATATATTGGTAGCGACAGTTAGTAACGCGATTCATCATCTGAAAACGTTCATACGGGGCTGTCGACGAGCGCGACCGAAGCCCCGAGACGCCCTGGGACTCCGAGAACTCCGGCCGGACGTACATGTGGCCGGTGAACGAACACGACGACTTCTGAGCCGGTCCGCCCGGCACGCATCAAAGCGGGGAAGTACGCACGACACTGACGGGTGGTATGCGCCGCCGCACGTGGGTCACAGCGCTCGGGGCCGCAGGCCTCGGCGCTCTCGCGGGCTGTGCGGAGTCAGCCGACGAGACGCCCGAGGCGTTCGAGGTATCGAGCCCCGAGTTGGCGGCCGACGGGTCGCTCCCGAATCGGTTCACCTGCTACGGTGCCGGCGACTCCCCGCCGTTCGTCATCGACCGTGTCCCGACTCCGACCGAGGGGCTCGCCGTGGTCGCGGAACTCGATAGCGGGGGTATCACCGACCCGGTCTTCTGGACGCTCTGGAACGTCCCGGCGGACACCGAGCGGATTCCCGCGGACCTCCCGCGGACGCCGACGCTCCCGTCGCTCGGTGACGCGAGACAGGGCCGCCCCGAAGGCGGCGATGCCGGCTACGAACCGCCGTGTCCGGAGCTCGGCCAATCCTACACCGTCAGGTTCCAGGTGTACGCGCTGGGGGCACGACTCGACGCCGAGGCCGGGACCGACCACGACACTGCTACCGAGGCCATCGGCGACGCCGTGCTGGCGAGCCGACGGTTCACCGCCGACTTCGAGCGAACGCCGACGCCCTGACCGGGCCGGCTCGATGTCGACGTGGCCTTATACACCTGCAGCACGTACCTGGGGTATGAGCGAACAGGCCGACAGCGTACCTGAAAACGACGACGA encodes the following:
- a CDS encoding ABC transporter substrate-binding protein: MGTPDSERGRRSFLKIAGTAGATGLSSLAGCIAFNGSDSSDTVTIAAAVPETGRLAPVGKEMLTGYELGVEALNEGDTVDQEVELLVKDDESDPTTLRQQLQQLTSNNDVDMIWGSFSSPLVMSGSAYAENNGLPFLAVATCYQEPLVSGDKEWTYTPFPKTRDVTRATTGMLELVPENDRPQAVGIWEENSGWGAEMAEAWDTKLSDAGYDIAMRETYNPGNEDFSTLISQTQSAGVEALVGCPQPPDGITAMNQLNNSDYMPDFIEFVRAADPQAWWSALGEQGSYVTMCPGWAPGMTSNGNEALLSTYADRNDGETPRVMVGVGYNLAQTTEQALAAAGSADPESVRTSLDETEFSTVIGEFSFDEHGMPAEGQLSAASAQWWDGQQRLVYPQTEQAAELQFPIE
- a CDS encoding heavy metal translocating P-type ATPase, which codes for MTREGPDSDDDDGGDSPSDGRATSQFSVPEMDCASCASKVESSVGTLAGVEAIDPQVTTGTVSVTHDRDATTEAEIADRIRSAGYAVEGQSRTLRLSVPDMDCASCAGKVESALSKVDGLDSYETQPTTGTVVLTRSGPEPTDESIVAAIERAGYEVAATAATDAGTDDDLWTSPRALKTWASGVVLVVGLGLEFLFPGANAQVGTVLGSGLHVADLLFLVAVAVGGQAILRNGYYSARNLNLDIDLLMSIAILGALTASLAFGEALYFEAATLAVLFSIAELLERYSMDRARNSLEELMDLSPAEATVRRDGREVTVPVEDVDVGERVVVRPGEKIPLDGDVIDGESAVNQAPITGESVPVDKTVGEAVYAGTINEGGYLEVQVTSTAGDNTLSRIVELVEDAQSNKTEREQFVERFSAYYTPVVVAFAVLVTVASPVVLGTTVSTAVVYGLTLLVLACPCAFVISTPVSVVSGITSAAKNGVLIKGGNHLEAMGAVDTVAFDKTGTLTKGELTVTDVIPLNGNSESEVLRCARGLEARSEHPIGEAIVAEAGDGSDREVEAFESITGKGVRATIGGVPHFAGKPGLFEELDFDLSHVHATTDGGLVTETAQQLCERNNCLDLLDGTVPELQSEGKTVVLVGTEDELEGVIAVADEVRPEARAAVSRLKALGIERTVMLTGDNERTASAIAEQVGVDDYAAELLPDEKVAHVERLDGESDGGVAMVGDGINDAPALATATVGVAMGAAGTDTALETADVALLSDDLSKLPYLYDLSGRANGVIRQNVWASLGVKAALALAVPFGYVPIWLAVLAGDAGMTTAVTGNAMRLSNVEAEALDTEA
- a CDS encoding YbhB/YbcL family Raf kinase inhibitor-like protein, yielding MRRRTWVTALGAAGLGALAGCAESADETPEAFEVSSPELAADGSLPNRFTCYGAGDSPPFVIDRVPTPTEGLAVVAELDSGGITDPVFWTLWNVPADTERIPADLPRTPTLPSLGDARQGRPEGGDAGYEPPCPELGQSYTVRFQVYALGARLDAEAGTDHDTATEAIGDAVLASRRFTADFERTPTP